A stretch of Homo sapiens chromosome 12, GRCh38.p14 Primary Assembly DNA encodes these proteins:
- the PRKAG1 gene encoding 5'-AMP-activated protein kinase subunit gamma-1 isoform X3: MLTITDFINILHRYYKSALVQIYELEEHKIETWREVYLQDSFKPLVCISPNASLFDAVSSLIRNKIHRLPVIDPESGNTLYILTHKRILKFLKLFITEFPKPEFMSKSLEELQIGTYANIAMVRTTTPVYVALGIFVQHRVSALPVVDEKGRVVDIYSKFDVINLAAEKTYNNLDVSVTKALQHRSHYFEGVLKCYLHETLETIINRLVEAEVHRLVVVDENDVVKGIVSLSDILQALVLTGGEKKP; this comes from the exons ATGCTGACCATCACTGATTTCATCAATATCCTGCACCGCTACTATAAATCAGCCTTG GTACAGATCTATGAGCTAGAAGAACACAAGATAGAAACTTGGAGAG AGGTGTATCTCCAGGACTCCTTTAAACCGCTTGTctgcatttctcctaatgccag CTTGTTTGATGCTGTCTCTTCATTAATTCGGAACAAGATCCACAGGCTGCCAGTTATTGACCCAGAATCAGGCAATACTTTGTACATCCTCACCCACAAGCGCATTCTGAAGTTCCTCAAATTGTTT ATCACTGAGTTCCCCAAGCCAGAGTTCATGTCCAAGTCTCTGGAAGAGCTACAGATTGGCACCTATGCCAATATTGCTATGGTTCGCACTACCACCCCCGTCTATGTGGCTCTGGGGATTTTTGTACAGCATCGAGTCTCAGCCCTGCCAGTGGTGGATGAGAAGG GGCGTGTGGTGGACATCTACTCCAAGTTTGATGTTATC AATCTGGCAGCAGAAAAGACCTACAACAACCTAGATGTATCTGTGACTAAAGCCTTGCAACATCGATCACATTACTTTGAGGGTGTTCTCAAGTGCTACCTGCATGAGACTCTGGAGACCATCATCAACAGGCTAGTGGAAGCAGAG GTTCACCGACTTGTAGTGGTGGATGAAAATGATGTGGTCAAGGGAATTGTATCACTGTCTGACATCCTGCAGGCCCTGGTGCTCACAGGTGGAGAGAAGAAGCCCTGA
- the PRKAG1 gene encoding 5'-AMP-activated protein kinase subunit gamma-1 isoform X2, which yields MSILKVKKAFFALVTNGVRAAPLWDSKKQSFVGMLTITDFINILHRYYKSALVQIYELEEHKIETWREVYLQDSFKPLVCISPNASLFDAVSSLIRNKIHRLPVIDPESGNTLYILTHKRILKFLKLFITEFPKPEFMSKSLEELQIGTYANIAMVRTTTPVYVALGIFVQHRVSALPVVDEKGRVVDIYSKFDVINLAAEKTYNNLDVSVTKALQHRSHYFEGVLKCYLHETLETIINRLVEAEVHRLVVVDENDVVKGIVSLSDILQALVLTGGEKKP from the exons ATGAGCATCCTCAAG GTGAAGAAAGCTTTTTTTGCTTTGGTGACTAACGGTGTACGAGCTGCCCCTTTATGGGATAGTAAGAAGCAAAGTTTTGTGG GCATGCTGACCATCACTGATTTCATCAATATCCTGCACCGCTACTATAAATCAGCCTTG GTACAGATCTATGAGCTAGAAGAACACAAGATAGAAACTTGGAGAG AGGTGTATCTCCAGGACTCCTTTAAACCGCTTGTctgcatttctcctaatgccag CTTGTTTGATGCTGTCTCTTCATTAATTCGGAACAAGATCCACAGGCTGCCAGTTATTGACCCAGAATCAGGCAATACTTTGTACATCCTCACCCACAAGCGCATTCTGAAGTTCCTCAAATTGTTT ATCACTGAGTTCCCCAAGCCAGAGTTCATGTCCAAGTCTCTGGAAGAGCTACAGATTGGCACCTATGCCAATATTGCTATGGTTCGCACTACCACCCCCGTCTATGTGGCTCTGGGGATTTTTGTACAGCATCGAGTCTCAGCCCTGCCAGTGGTGGATGAGAAGG GGCGTGTGGTGGACATCTACTCCAAGTTTGATGTTATC AATCTGGCAGCAGAAAAGACCTACAACAACCTAGATGTATCTGTGACTAAAGCCTTGCAACATCGATCACATTACTTTGAGGGTGTTCTCAAGTGCTACCTGCATGAGACTCTGGAGACCATCATCAACAGGCTAGTGGAAGCAGAG GTTCACCGACTTGTAGTGGTGGATGAAAATGATGTGGTCAAGGGAATTGTATCACTGTCTGACATCCTGCAGGCCCTGGTGCTCACAGGTGGAGAGAAGAAGCCCTGA
- the PRKAG1 gene encoding 5'-AMP-activated protein kinase subunit gamma-1 isoform 1 (isoform 1 is encoded by transcript variant 1), whose translation METVISSDSSPAVENEHPQETPESNNSVYTSFMKSHRCYDLIPTSSKLVVFDTSLQVKKAFFALVTNGVRAAPLWDSKKQSFVGMLTITDFINILHRYYKSALVQIYELEEHKIETWREVYLQDSFKPLVCISPNASLFDAVSSLIRNKIHRLPVIDPESGNTLYILTHKRILKFLKLFITEFPKPEFMSKSLEELQIGTYANIAMVRTTTPVYVALGIFVQHRVSALPVVDEKGRVVDIYSKFDVINLAAEKTYNNLDVSVTKALQHRSHYFEGVLKCYLHETLETIINRLVEAEVHRLVVVDENDVVKGIVSLSDILQALVLTGGEKKP comes from the exons ATGGAGACG GTCATTTCTTCAGATAGCTCCCCAGCTGTGGAAAATGAGCATCCTCAAG AGACCCCAGAATCCAACAATAGCGTGTATACTTCCTTCATGAAGTCTCATCGCTGCTATGACCTGATTCCCACAAGCTCCAAATTGGTTGTATTTGATACGTCCCTGCAG GTGAAGAAAGCTTTTTTTGCTTTGGTGACTAACGGTGTACGAGCTGCCCCTTTATGGGATAGTAAGAAGCAAAGTTTTGTGG GCATGCTGACCATCACTGATTTCATCAATATCCTGCACCGCTACTATAAATCAGCCTTG GTACAGATCTATGAGCTAGAAGAACACAAGATAGAAACTTGGAGAG AGGTGTATCTCCAGGACTCCTTTAAACCGCTTGTctgcatttctcctaatgccag CTTGTTTGATGCTGTCTCTTCATTAATTCGGAACAAGATCCACAGGCTGCCAGTTATTGACCCAGAATCAGGCAATACTTTGTACATCCTCACCCACAAGCGCATTCTGAAGTTCCTCAAATTGTTT ATCACTGAGTTCCCCAAGCCAGAGTTCATGTCCAAGTCTCTGGAAGAGCTACAGATTGGCACCTATGCCAATATTGCTATGGTTCGCACTACCACCCCCGTCTATGTGGCTCTGGGGATTTTTGTACAGCATCGAGTCTCAGCCCTGCCAGTGGTGGATGAGAAGG GGCGTGTGGTGGACATCTACTCCAAGTTTGATGTTATC AATCTGGCAGCAGAAAAGACCTACAACAACCTAGATGTATCTGTGACTAAAGCCTTGCAACATCGATCACATTACTTTGAGGGTGTTCTCAAGTGCTACCTGCATGAGACTCTGGAGACCATCATCAACAGGCTAGTGGAAGCAGAG GTTCACCGACTTGTAGTGGTGGATGAAAATGATGTGGTCAAGGGAATTGTATCACTGTCTGACATCCTGCAGGCCCTGGTGCTCACAGGTGGAGAGAAGAAGCCCTGA
- the PRKAG1 gene encoding 5'-AMP-activated protein kinase subunit gamma-1 isoform X1, protein MKSHRCYDLIPTSSKLVVFDTSLQVKKAFFALVTNGVRAAPLWDSKKQSFVGMLTITDFINILHRYYKSALVQIYELEEHKIETWREVYLQDSFKPLVCISPNASLFDAVSSLIRNKIHRLPVIDPESGNTLYILTHKRILKFLKLFITEFPKPEFMSKSLEELQIGTYANIAMVRTTTPVYVALGIFVQHRVSALPVVDEKGRVVDIYSKFDVINLAAEKTYNNLDVSVTKALQHRSHYFEGVLKCYLHETLETIINRLVEAEVHRLVVVDENDVVKGIVSLSDILQALVLTGGEKKP, encoded by the exons ATGAAGTCTCATCGCTGCTATGACCTGATTCCCACAAGCTCCAAATTGGTTGTATTTGATACGTCCCTGCAG GTGAAGAAAGCTTTTTTTGCTTTGGTGACTAACGGTGTACGAGCTGCCCCTTTATGGGATAGTAAGAAGCAAAGTTTTGTGG GCATGCTGACCATCACTGATTTCATCAATATCCTGCACCGCTACTATAAATCAGCCTTG GTACAGATCTATGAGCTAGAAGAACACAAGATAGAAACTTGGAGAG AGGTGTATCTCCAGGACTCCTTTAAACCGCTTGTctgcatttctcctaatgccag CTTGTTTGATGCTGTCTCTTCATTAATTCGGAACAAGATCCACAGGCTGCCAGTTATTGACCCAGAATCAGGCAATACTTTGTACATCCTCACCCACAAGCGCATTCTGAAGTTCCTCAAATTGTTT ATCACTGAGTTCCCCAAGCCAGAGTTCATGTCCAAGTCTCTGGAAGAGCTACAGATTGGCACCTATGCCAATATTGCTATGGTTCGCACTACCACCCCCGTCTATGTGGCTCTGGGGATTTTTGTACAGCATCGAGTCTCAGCCCTGCCAGTGGTGGATGAGAAGG GGCGTGTGGTGGACATCTACTCCAAGTTTGATGTTATC AATCTGGCAGCAGAAAAGACCTACAACAACCTAGATGTATCTGTGACTAAAGCCTTGCAACATCGATCACATTACTTTGAGGGTGTTCTCAAGTGCTACCTGCATGAGACTCTGGAGACCATCATCAACAGGCTAGTGGAAGCAGAG GTTCACCGACTTGTAGTGGTGGATGAAAATGATGTGGTCAAGGGAATTGTATCACTGTCTGACATCCTGCAGGCCCTGGTGCTCACAGGTGGAGAGAAGAAGCCCTGA
- the PRKAG1 gene encoding 5'-AMP-activated protein kinase subunit gamma-1 isoform 3 (isoform 3 is encoded by transcript variant 3): protein METVISSDSSPAVENEHPQETPESNNSVYTSFMKSHRCYDLIPTSSKLVVFDTSLQVKKAFFALVTNGVRAAPLWDSKKQSFVVLRALSCPLGMLTITDFINILHRYYKSALVQIYELEEHKIETWREVYLQDSFKPLVCISPNASLFDAVSSLIRNKIHRLPVIDPESGNTLYILTHKRILKFLKLFITEFPKPEFMSKSLEELQIGTYANIAMVRTTTPVYVALGIFVQHRVSALPVVDEKGRVVDIYSKFDVINLAAEKTYNNLDVSVTKALQHRSHYFEGVLKCYLHETLETIINRLVEAEVHRLVVVDENDVVKGIVSLSDILQALVLTGGEKKP from the exons ATGGAGACG GTCATTTCTTCAGATAGCTCCCCAGCTGTGGAAAATGAGCATCCTCAAG AGACCCCAGAATCCAACAATAGCGTGTATACTTCCTTCATGAAGTCTCATCGCTGCTATGACCTGATTCCCACAAGCTCCAAATTGGTTGTATTTGATACGTCCCTGCAG GTGAAGAAAGCTTTTTTTGCTTTGGTGACTAACGGTGTACGAGCTGCCCCTTTATGGGATAGTAAGAAGCAAAGTTTTGTGG TGCTGAGGGCTCTGTCTTGTCCTCTAGGCATGCTGACCATCACTGATTTCATCAATATCCTGCACCGCTACTATAAATCAGCCTTG GTACAGATCTATGAGCTAGAAGAACACAAGATAGAAACTTGGAGAG AGGTGTATCTCCAGGACTCCTTTAAACCGCTTGTctgcatttctcctaatgccag CTTGTTTGATGCTGTCTCTTCATTAATTCGGAACAAGATCCACAGGCTGCCAGTTATTGACCCAGAATCAGGCAATACTTTGTACATCCTCACCCACAAGCGCATTCTGAAGTTCCTCAAATTGTTT ATCACTGAGTTCCCCAAGCCAGAGTTCATGTCCAAGTCTCTGGAAGAGCTACAGATTGGCACCTATGCCAATATTGCTATGGTTCGCACTACCACCCCCGTCTATGTGGCTCTGGGGATTTTTGTACAGCATCGAGTCTCAGCCCTGCCAGTGGTGGATGAGAAGG GGCGTGTGGTGGACATCTACTCCAAGTTTGATGTTATC AATCTGGCAGCAGAAAAGACCTACAACAACCTAGATGTATCTGTGACTAAAGCCTTGCAACATCGATCACATTACTTTGAGGGTGTTCTCAAGTGCTACCTGCATGAGACTCTGGAGACCATCATCAACAGGCTAGTGGAAGCAGAG GTTCACCGACTTGTAGTGGTGGATGAAAATGATGTGGTCAAGGGAATTGTATCACTGTCTGACATCCTGCAGGCCCTGGTGCTCACAGGTGGAGAGAAGAAGCCCTGA
- the DDN gene encoding dendrin — MLDGPLFSEGPDSPRELQDEESGSCLWVQKSKLLVIEVKTISCHYSRRAPSRQPMDFQASHWARGFQNRTCGPRPGSPQPPPRRPWASRVLQEATNWRAGPLAEVRAREQEKRKAASQEREAKETERKRRKAGGARRSPPGRPRPEPRNAPRVAQLAGLPAPLRPERLAPVGRAPRPSAQPQSDPGSAWAGPWGGRRPGPPSYEAHLLLRGSAGTAPRRRWDRPPPYVAPPSYEGPHRTLGTKRGPGNSQVPTSSAPAATPARTDGGRTKKRLDPRIYRDVLGAWGLRQGQGLLGGSPGCGAARARPEPGKGVVEKSLGLAAADLNSGSDSHPQAKATGSAGTEIAPAGSATAAPCAPHPAPRSRHHLKGSREGKEGEQIWFPKCWIPSPKKQPPRHSQTLPRPWAPGGTGWRESLGLGEGAGPETLEGWKATRRAHTLPRSSQGLSRGEGVFVIDATCVVIRSQYVPTPRTQQVQLLPSGVTRVVGDSPSQSKPGKEEGEGATVFPSPCQKRLSSSRLLHQPGGGRGGEAEGGRPGDSTLEERTFRILGLPAPEVNLRDAPTQPGSPEHQALGPAASGAQGRAEGSEVAVVQRRAGRGWARTPGPYAGALREAVSRIRRHTAPDSDTDEAEELSVHSGSSDGSDTEAPGASWRNERTLPEVGNSSPEEDGKTAELSDSVGEILDVISQTEEVLFGVRDIRGTQQGNRKRQ, encoded by the exons atgCTGGATGGCCCACTGTTCTCCGAGGGGCCTGACAGCCCCCGGGAGCTCCAGGATGAGGAGTCTGGCAGCTGCCTCTGGGTGCAGAAGTCCAAGCTATTGGTGATAGAAGTGAAGACTATTTCCTGTCATTATAGTCGCCGCGCCCCTTCTCGACAGCCCATGGACTTCCAGGCCAGCCACTGGGCTCGCGGGTTCCAGAACCGCAC GTGTGGGCCGCGCCCGGGATCCCCACAGCCGCCGCCCCGCCGGCCCTGGGCCTCCAGGGTGCTGCAGGAGGCGACCAACTGGCGGGCGGGGCCCCTGGCCGAGGTCCGAGCTCGggagcaagagaaaaggaaagcgGCGTCGCAGGAGCGGGAGGCCAAGGAGACCGAGCGAAAAAGGCGCAAGGCTGGTGGGGCCCGACGGAGCCCCCCGGGTCGACCCCGCCCGGAGCCCCGCAACGCCCCTCGGGTGGCCCAGCTGGCAGGGCTCCCTGCTCCCTTGCGGCCGGAGCGCCTGGCGCCTGTGGGGCGAGCGCCCCGTCCATCCGCGCAGCCGCAGAGCGACCCAGGGTCGGCGTGGGCGGGGCCCTGGGGAGGTCGGCGGCCCGGGCCCCCAAGCTACGAGGCTCACCTGCTGCTGAGAGGTTCTGCCGGGACCGCCCCACGACGCCGCTGGGACCGGCCGCCACCCTACGTGGCTCCACCTTCTTACGAAGGCCCCCATAGGACCTTGGGGACTAAGAGAGGCCCCGGGAACTCTCAGGTGCCCACTTCATCAGCCCCAGCTGCGACTCCAGCCAGGACAGACGGAGGGCGCACAAAGAAGAGGCTGGATCCTCGGATCTACCGGGACGTCCTCGGGGCTTGGGGTCTCCGACAGGGGCAAGGTCTCTTGGGGGGATCCCCAGGCTGTGGAGCGGCCAGAGCAAGGCCAGAGCCCGGCAAGGGGGTCGTGGAGAAAAGCCTGGGGCTGGCTGCTGCTGACCTGAACAGTGGTAGCGACAGCCATCCCCAAGCCAAAGCTACAGGGAGCGCAGGCACCGAGATAGCTCCTGCGGGGTCTGCAACTGCGGCTCCCTGTGCCCCGCATCCCGCTCCCAGATCCAGGCACCACCTCAAGGGCtcgagggaagggaaagaaggagaacAGATCTGGTTTCCCAAATGCTGGATTCCCTCCCCTAAAAAGCAGCCGCCCCGCCATAGCCAGACACTCCCCAGACCCTGGGCTCCCGGAGGCACCGGATGGAGAGAATCTCTGGGTCTTGGAGAGGGGGCAGGACCGGAGACCCTGGAGGGTTGGAAGGCGACCCGCCGTGCCCACACCTTGCCCCGCAGTTCCCAGGGCCTGTCCCGTGGGGAAGGCGTCTTTGTCATTGACGCCACGTGCGTAGTGATACGATCCCAATATGTTCCAACCCCCCGAACCCAGCAGGTGCAGCTTTTGCCCTCTGGGGTGACACGCGTGGTGGGGGATTCCCCCAGCCAATCGAAGCCCGGCAAGGAGGAGGGTGAAGGGGCCACGGTCTTTCCTTCCCCTTGTCAAAAGCGGCTGTCGAGCAGTCGCCTTTTACACCAGCCCGGCGGGGGCCGCGGGGGCGAAGCTGAGGGCGGGAGGCCGGGGGACTCCACACTGGAGGAGCGCACTTTCCGCATCTTGGGGCTCCCGGCCCCCGAAGTAAACCTGCGGGACGCCCCCACGCAGCCAGGTAGCCCAGAGCACCAAGCCTTAGGCCCAGCAGCTTCGGGAGCCCAGGGCAGAGCCGAGGGGTCGGAAGTGGCGGTGGTCCAGCGGCGCGCCGGCCGGGGCTGGGCGCGGACCCCAGGGCCCTACGCCGGGGCCCTGCGAGAAGCCGTGTCCCGTATCCGCCGCCACACAGCCCCTGACTCGGACACGGACGAAGCTGAGGAGCTCAGCGTCCATAGCGGCTCCTCTGATGGAAGCGACACAGAAGCCCCGGGCGCCTCCTGGCGGAATGAGAGGACCCTGCCCGAGGTTGGAAACAGTTCGCCAGAGGAAGATGGGAAGACAGCGGAACTGAGCGACAGTGTCGGGGAGATCCTAGATGTCATAAGCCAAACCGAGGAGGTCCTCTTCGGGGTGAGGGACATCAGAGGGACCCAACAGGGAAATAGGAAGAGGCAGTGA